A region from the Hippoglossus hippoglossus isolate fHipHip1 chromosome 16, fHipHip1.pri, whole genome shotgun sequence genome encodes:
- the LOC117776933 gene encoding IgGFc-binding protein translates to MGTLLLLCALGALLSCPSSAGWTGREFALSFMQNFAPNYDTPRIQLYITAVQANTKVTVEVPPLKFKQEKTLNAGEGVTITLPNKVEMYGTTKSPNTVRIQASADVTVTSFNYKLYTADTSVVYPITDWGKEYFIFTPARSPYGTYKEFAVTNGKESNRVEIFPKGSIWFQHRTYRSGSHMVIDLKPYESVQIQSRSDLSGTRIASQHPVAVFTGHTCTMRFSKCNHVYEQLLPVSSWGSSFMVPPMSLQKREDSVYVQASQPTRVTIQNGNRQDVFTLSRGQMREIMSHNPATLSIKADHGIQVLFLFNGVRYGWFQFYDPFLMMILSTDHFCSSYSLHAQDGFDNKALIVAQTNAMAELRFDGTNLPRNVQWKQVAGTEFSWAEMTYKLSPGNQRHTVTSSGSRFALYSIGVSQMNGYGAPAQCIQPGSGSLSCSSITCSADEVCEVQGKYASCVPKPVVKKPGTCWAMGDPHYRTFDGRHFNFMGTCTYVIAKNCGKGDHPAFEILAQNENRGSLRVSYVGLVIMKVYDITIIVARSETGRVRIDNSLWSLPVALNNDKLVMFQRGRSVVMETDFGLTVSYDWEHQLVVTLSGSYDGKTCGLCGNFNGNPSDDFTTPSGSQADGAVAFGSSWKVPGLVKDAKCGDGCVGGCDRCEHSLMKIWEGNLFCGLITLIVNGPFSKCHSAIDPQAYLENCKYDVCMGGGLRHFLCRALEAYTEACQLAGIQVQDWRGMAKCPAKCPANSHNELCGNACPATCSDPNAASKCKRPCVETCTCNEGFVLSGSQCVPVDQCGCSYKGRYIPAGESFWADQTCQRWCICVAGSRQVQCQNKGCRTGTQCKVVEGIRKCQAMSHSTCQATGDPHYMTFDKKRFNFQGTCVYQLVALCSKNPDLVPFEVLVQNDYRGNKVVSYTKLVEVKLYSLSIIITKTHKGLIMVNDELVNLPVTLAGGQVSVFRSGLYAVVTTNFGLKVSFNWDSAVFVTLPSDYMGAVCGLCGNYNGKAQDDLFPKNGDKNVAPVAFGTSWRVAEIPGCVEGCKGVCPDCDINQKVQYEKGDFCGILKDPRGAFRDCHAKVDPAGFFEDCVFDVCLYKGRKDVLCQAITTYTTACQAAGAKVYSWRTSQFCALKCPVNSHYEVCVTSCPATCQSLAPPPGCQELCEEGCSCDEGFLLSGSACVPFSNCGCVYHDRYYRAGQVFYPNGQCKEECKCSQDGEVVCKEFTCGPNEKCKVENGIQKCHPVGKGVCHASGDPHYRSFDGRKFNFQGTCTYTLSKSCGLEGTHLVAFSVDVENVQWNQMVNNKVVAVTKLVAVEVYGFTLTMRNDMFGVLVNGVFNYLPLSLNDGAVQVYQEGQHYVIATDFGLRVTYDLVYHVTVTVPGNYRDKVCGLCGNFNGDQKDDFQLPNHKLAKTVNLFGKSWKVNIPGVVCNNGCEGDFCPKCDPARKAVFSKPTYCGILTAPTGPFAVCHSKLDPQPYFDDCVFDVCASNGDGKVLCNSAAAYAFNCHNAGVDVKNWRTPSFCPMKCPANSHYEVCSDACSASCPGLTEVVQCATSCIEGCECDAGFLFNGQTCVKDTECGCYDNGKTYKPGQVVYEEDCNSKCTCDPTKGLVCVKHSCPQSTKCMVNKGKRACYNTDPCKDANCRVKEKCRVEKGEAVCIPEYTGTCWAWGDPHYHTFDGYSYNFQGTCKYVISKTCGNLDGLVPFSITEKNDNRGNTAVSYVREVDVSVYGFSVVMVKNQIGRVTVDGELLNLPVQLGDGQVSVFQRGNDAVLQTDFGLVVTYDWNWEFVIKLPSSYYNSVCGLCGNFNGKNGDELQNPAGKAVSSVIEWGKSWQTPDQDKDSPCSDTCKKNCPICDMNQAKVYETEALCGALAAKANGVFKTCHEKLDPQAFMDSCVYDMCQTKGDKKMLCQALASYSKQCREEGKIIKGWRKKFGCPMNCQRHSHYEDCAKPCQQSCPFPEKKQTCDGACVESCVCDAGYVLSAGVCVPAKTCGCSYQGRYYKPGQHFWADEACGRRCECDSTLGMVICREASCSAKERCTIEDGERACRPISHATCTASGDPHYRSFDGRRYNFQGTCEYQLVELCTKETGLVPFKVTVQNDHRGSKAVSYTKTVNFSIYGITITISREYPYTVLLNGQNALLPLDYNEELTVFLSGRTAVVETVAGITVTFDWRSTVSVTLPSNYQGAVCGLCGNYNGNAKDDLTMPNGQIAHDGAKLGESWQVAVTPGCSSACQGASCQDCSDSQRKEYQAMKHCGIIADKAGPLRDCHSHVDPTPYLEDCVYDACQYHGHRGSVCDAVGVYVSACQSRGVAIRSWRTDSFCPMVCPANSHYTVCATGCPATCASLTSHSTCHRRCTEACECDEGFLLSGVTCVPVRDCGCSYNGHYYKKGDAFYPENECVEKCVCGENGAVSCQKAKCRSGEICKVANGVKGCHPEGQGKCVASGDPHYISFDGRRFDFQGTCVYVLAKVCDDDNGQLTPFTVTQGNEKYGNGKVAVTRSVAVEVYGFNIYIQQRMPWKVIVDDELLNLPLSLDNGRLQITQQGRNIIVRTDFGLTVLYDTVYYVEVIVPSTYQSKMCGLCGNYNKKGGDDFRLPGGKPAKNVDVFGKAWVVDLPGYVCGGCGGECPACEQAKATMYGKPDSCGIISEPNGPFKACHSKIDPAAYTSNCVFDMCTVDGNKDTLCNSVQAYALACQSAGVQIQSWRSGSFCPASCPEHSHYEVCANTCGGTCASFIYPFYCSKECFEGCQCDDGFVFDGIQCVPLDNCGCVHDGKYLKVGQAVVDKDCKSKCECRASGEMKCEKLSCASGDVCSVRDGVRGCHVKQGHCSISQVGHLASFDGMSGAAGAQGAVEVASLCDEKADLWFRVVVDVRVCSKGASPAVASVHVFFKETVVTVNSQHVTWVNGRKVSLPRKVMNDLSVKISERTVIIERASAVRVTYSISQEVTVIIDSALSGKMCGACGNYNHNSKDDMTTADGKITTDVSVVIDSWSAGDFSRCGL, encoded by the exons ATGGgtactctgctgctgctttgtgccTTGGGGGCTTTACTCAGCT gtCCATCGAGCGCTGGATGGACAGGCAGGGAGTTCGCTCTGTCATTCATGCAAAATTTTGCTCCAAATTACGACACTCCTCGCATTCAGCTCTACATCACCGCTGTTCAGGCAAATACTAAAGTGACAGTGGAAGTGCCTCCCTTAAAATTCAAGCAAGAAAAAACTCTCAATGCTGGAGAAGGGGTCACCATCACTCTCCCCAACAAGGTCGAGATGTATGGCACCACCAAGTCTCCTAACACGGTGCGCATTCAAGCCTCGGCAGATGTGACTGTGACCTCCTTCAACTACAAGTTGTACACAGCAGACACCTCTGTGGTGTATCCCATCACTGACTGGGGTAAAGAATATTTCATCTTTACACCTGCAAGGTCTCCCTACGGCACCTACAAAGAGTTCGCTGTGACAAATGGAAAAGAGAGCAACAGAGTAGAGATTTTCCCAAAGGGCTCAATCTGGTTCCAGCATCGTACTTATAGAAGTGGCAGTCACATGGTTATAGATCTAAAGCCGTATGAGAGTGTGCAGATCCAGAGCAGGTCTGATCTTTCCGGCACCAGAATCGCCTCGCAGCACCCTGTCGCTGTTTTCACGGGTCACACTTGCACCATGCGCTTCTCGAAATGTAACCATGTTTACGAGCAGCTGCTGCCAGTGAGCAGCTGGGGATCCAGCTTCATGGTTCCTCCCATGAGCTTGCAGAAGAGAGAAGATAGCGTTTACGTCCAGGCCTCCCAGCCCACCCGAGTCACCATCCAAAATGGCAACCGCCAAGATGTTTTCACCCTGAGCAGGGGGCAGATGAGGGAGATCATGTCCCACAATCCAGCAACACTGTCCATTAAGGCCGATCACGGCATTCAAGTCCTCTTTCTCTTCAACGGCGTCAGGTACGGCTGGTTTCAATTCTACGACCCTTTCTTGATGATGATCCTGTCCACAGACCATTTCTGCAGCTCTTACTCACTTCATGCTCAGGACGGCTTTGACAACAAAGCCCTGATTGTGGCACAGACTAATGCAATGGCCGAGCTGCGTTTTGATGGTACGAACCTGCCTCGTAATGTGCAGTGGAAACAGGTTGCAGGAACAGAATTCTCTTGGGCGGAGATGACCTACAAACTCTCCCCCGGCAaccagagacacacagtgaCCAGCTCTGGTTCCCGCTTTGCTCTCTACAGTATAGGAGTCAGCCAGATGAATGGTTATGGTGCCCCAGCACAATGTATACAGCCAG GAAGTGGATCTTTGTCCTGCAGCAGTATCACCTGCAGTGCCGATGAGGTTTGTGAGGTCCAGGGAAAATATGCCTCCTGTGTCCCCAAGCCAGTAGTGAAAAAGCCTGGTACCTGCTGGGCCATGGGGGATCCTCACTACCGGACCTTCGACGGACGACACTTCAACTTCATGGGCACCTGCACGTATGTCATCGCTAAAAACTGTGGAAAGGGTGATCACCCAGCCTTTGAGATCCTCGCCCAGAATGAGAACAGGGGAAGCCTCAGGGTGTCGTATGTCGGCCTGGTCATCATGAAGGTGTATGACATCACCATCATAGTAGCTCGGTCTGAGACTGGTCGTGTGAGG atTGACAACAGTCTGTGGAGTTTGCCCGTAGCCTTGAACAATGACAAACTAGTGATGTTTCAAAGAGGCCGCTCGGTGGTCATGGAGACGGATTTTGGCCTGACTGTGAGCTATGACTGGGAACACCAGCTCGTGGTCACACTCTCTGGGAGCTATGATGGTAAGACTTGTGGCCTCTGTGGCAACTTCAATGGCAACCCCAGCGATGATTTCACGACACCCTCTGGCAGCCAGGCGGACGGAGCTGTGGCCTTCGGCAGCAGCTGGAAGGTGCCGGGGCTGGTGAAAGATGCCAAGTGCGGAGACGgctgtgtgggtgggtgtgacCGCTGTGAGCACAGCCTGATGAAGATATGGGAGGGCAACCTGTTTTGTGGGCTCATCACACTCATAGTAAATGGCCCCTTCAGCAAATGCCACTCCGCCATTGACCCACAAGCCTACCTGGAGAACTGCAAATACGATGTTTGCATGGGAGGCGGCCTTCgacatttcctctgcagggcACTGGAGGCTTACACTGAAGCCTGTCAGCTTGCTGGGATCCAGGTTCAAGATTGGAGGGGGATGGCAAAATGCC CTGCTAAATGTCCAGCCAACAGCCACAATGAGCTCTGTGGCAATGCCTGTCCTGCCACTTGTTCTGATCCTAACGCTGCCTCCAAATGCAAACGCCCCTGTGTGGAGACCTGCACCTGTAATGAAGGGTTTGTGCTGAGCGGAAGTCAGTGTGTACCTGTCGATCAGTGCGGTTGTAGCTACAAGGGTCGATACATCCCTGCCGGAGAGTCGTTCTGGGCTGACCAGACCTGTCAGCGATGGTGTATTTGCGTGGCTGGAAGCAGACAAGTCCAGTGTCAGAATAAAGGCTGCCGGACAGGGACACAGTGCAAGGTGGTCGAGGGCATAAGAAAGTGCCAAGCAATGTCCCACAGCACATGCCAGGCCACAGGGGACCCACATTACATGACCTTTGACAAGAAGAGGTTCAACTTCCAGGGCACGTGTGTGTACCAACTGGTTGCACTGTGCTCCAAAAACCCAGATTTAGTGCCGTTTGAAGTGCTGGTGCAGAATGATTACCGGGGCAACAAAGTGGTTTCCTACACCAAGTTAGTGGAAGTCAAGCTGTATTCCCTAAGCATTAttatcacaaagacacacaaggGCCTGATAATG GTGAATGATGAGCTGGTGAACCTGCCTGTAACCCTGGCTGGAGGACAGGTGTCTGTGTTTAGGAGCGGCTTGTACGCTGTCGTCACCACAAACTTCGGCCTCAAAGTCTCCTTCAACTGGGATAGTGCCGTGTTCGTGACGCTGCCAAGCGACTACATGGGAGCCGTCTGTGGCCTCTGTGGCAACTACAACGGCAAAGCCCAGGATGACCTGTTTCCAAAGAACGGGGACAAAAATGTCGCACCGGTAGCTTTCGGCACCAGCTGGCGAGTGGCTGAGATCCCGGGCTGCGTCGAGGGCTGTAAAGGGGTGTGTCCTGACTGTGACATTAACCAGAAGGTTCAGTATGAAAAGGGAGATTTCTGCGGTATATTGAAAGACCCCCGTGGGGCTTTCCGTGACTGCCATGCTAAGGTGGACCCAGCTGGATTCTTTGAGGACTGTGTTTTTGATGTTTGCCTGTATAAGGGCAGAAAGGATGTGCTGTGTCAGGCTATTACAACATACACAACTGCATGCCAAGCTGCAGGGGCCAAGGTGTACAGCTGGAGAACCAGCCAGTTCTGTG CATTGAAATGTCCAGTCAACAGCCACTATGAAGTTTGTGTTACTTCCTGTCCGGCCACGTGCCAGAGTCTGGCTCCTCCTCCGGGCTGCCAGGAGCTGTGTGAGGAGGGCTGCTCCTGTGACGAGGGGTTCCTCCTCAGTGGAAGTGCCTGTGTTCCCTTCTCAAACTGTGGCTGCGTCTACCACGACCGCTACTACCGCGCCGGCCAAGTGTTTTATCCCAATGGTCAGTGTAAGGAGGAGTGTAAATGCTCACAAGATGGAGAG GTTGTGTGCAAAGAGTTCACATGTGGCCCTAATGAGAAGTGCAAAGTAGAGAACGGCATCCAAAAATGTCACCCTGTCGGCAAGGGTGTGTGCCACGCCTCCGGTGACCCCCATTACCGGAGCTTTGATGGGCGGAAATTCAATTTCCAGGGCACCTGCACCTACACACTCTCTAAGAGCTGTGGGCTGGAAGGCACCCACCTGGTGGCCTTCTCTGTTGACGTGGAGAACGTGCAGTGGAACCAGATGGTGAACAACAAAGTGGTGGCGGTCACTAAGCTGGTTGCTGTGGAGGTCTACGGCTTCACTCTCACCATGAGGAACGACATGTTTGGAGTCCTG GTAAACGGGGTCTTTAACTACCTTCCCCTGAGTCTTAATGATGGAGCTGTGCAGGTCTATCAGGAAGGCCAGCATTATGTAATTGCAACAGATTTTGGACTGCGTGTCACTTATGATCTGGTCTACCATGTGACAGTCACAGTACCTGGCAACTACCGCGATAAGGTCTGTGGACTGTGTGGCAACTTCAACGGAGACCAAAAGGATGACTTCCAATTGCCCAACCACAAACTCGCAAAGACCGTGAACTTGTTCGGAAAATCGTGGAAGGTCAACATCCCTGGTGTGGTGTGCAACAATGGCTGCGAAGGCGATTTCTGTCCTAAATGTGACCCAGCTCGCAAGGCTGTGTTTTCAAAGCCCACTTACTGTGGTATTCTTACGGCACCCACCGGTCCTTTTGCAGTCTGCCATAGTAAACTGGACCCACAGCCGTATTTCGatgactgtgtgtttgatgtgtgtgctTCCAACGGGGACGGAAAGGTGCTGTGCAACAGCGCAGCAGCCTACgccttcaactgtcacaacgCAGGAGTGGACGTGAAAAACTGGAGGACGCCATCGTTCTGTC CCATGAAATGCCCAGCCAACAGTCACTATGAGGTGTGTTCAGACGCCTGCTCTGCTTCCTGCCCCGGCCTCACAGAGGTGGTCCAGTGCGCCACCAGCTGCATAGAAGGCTGTGAATGTGATGCAGGCTTCCTATTCAATGGACAGACATGTGTCAAAGACACTGAGTGTGGCTGCTATGACAATGGAAAAACTTACAAG CCTGGTCAGGTTGTGTACGAGGAAGACTGTAACTCAAAGTGCACCTGCGATCCCACTAAAGGTCTGGTCTGTGTGAAGCACTCCTGCCCTCAAAGCACCAAATGCATGGTCAACAAAGGAAAACGAGCATGCTACAACACAG ATCCCTGCAAAGATGCCAACTGTCGGGTGAAGGAGAAATGCCGTGTTGAGAAGGGTGAAGCTGTGTGCATCCCTGAATACACAGGCACCTGCTGGGCCTGGGGCGACCCCCATTACCACACATTTGACGGTTACAGCTATAACTTCCAGGGCACCTGCAAGTACGTCATCTCTAAGACCTGTGGGAATCTGGACGGCCTGGTGCCGTTTTCCATCACAGAGAAGAACGATAACCGAGGAAACACAGCGGTTTCCTACGTCAGGGAGGtggatgtgtctgtgtatgGGTTCAGCGTCGTCATGGTCAAGAACCAAATTGGTCGAGTCACG GTGGATGGGGAACTGCTGAATCTTCCAGTCCAACTGGGCGACGGTCAAGTGTCAGTGTTTCAGCGAGGTAACGACGCAGTGCTGCAAACAGACTTTGGCCTGGTTGTCACCTATGACTGGAACTGGGAATTCGTCATCAAGTTGCCCAGCAGCTACTACAACAGTGTCTGTGGTCTGTGCGGAAACTTCAATGGCAAAAATGGTGACGAACTCCAGAATCCGGCTGGAAAAGCTGTCTCGTCAGTGATAGAGTGGGGCAAGAGCTGGCAAACGCCTGACCAGGACAAGGACAGTCCTTGCTCGGACACATGCAAGAAAAACTGTCCTATCTGTGACATGAACCAGGCTAAGGTCTACGAGACGGAGGCTTTGTGCGGGGCCCTCGCAGCCAAGGCAAACGGTGTGTTCAAGACGTGTCATGAAAAATTGGACCCGCAGGCCTTTATGGACAGCTGTGTGTACGACATGTGTCAGACCAAGGGAGACAAGAAGATGCTGTGCCAGGCGTTGGCCTCCTACAGTAAGCAGTGTCGTGAGGAAGGAAAAATCATCAAGGGCTGGAGGAAAAAGTTTGGCTGCC CGATGAACTGTCAGCGTCACAGCCACTATGAGGATTGCGCCAAGCCATGCCAGCAATCCTGTCCTTTCCCGGAGAAAAAGCAGACCTGCGACGGTGCCTGTGttgagagctgtgtgtgtgatgcaggtTACGTCCTCagcgctggtgtgtgtgtgcctgctaAAACATGCGGCTGCTCCTACCAGGGTCGCTATTACAAGCCAGGCCAGCACTTCTGGGCCGACGAGGCCTGCGGTCGTCGGTGTGAGTGCGATTCGACCCTGGGCATGGTGATATGCCGCGAGGCGTCCTGCTCCGCCAAGGAAAGGTGCACCATAGAGGACGGAGAGCGAGCCTGCCGACCCATCAGTCACGCCACATGCACAGCCTCAGGTGACCCCCACTACCGCTCATTTGATGGCCGCAGGTATAACTTCCAGGGAACATGCGAGTATCAGCTGGTGGAACTGTGCACCAAGGAGACCGGGCTTGTGCCGTTCAAGGTGACTGTGCAGAATGACCACCGGGGAAGCAAGGCTGTGTCCTACACAAAGACTGTCAACTTTTCCATATACGgaatcaccatcaccatcagcaGAGAATACCCCTACACGGTCCTG CTCAATGGGCAGAATGCTTTGTTGCCACTGGATTACAATGAAGAGCTGACCGTGTTTCTCAGTGGCAGGACAGCTGTTGTGGAGACGGTCGCTGGtatcaccgtgacctttgactgGCGGAGCACGGTGAGCGTTACTCTGCCCAGCAACTACCAGGGCGCAGTCTGCGGCCTGTGTGGCAACTACAATGGAAACGCCAAGGATGACCTGACCATGCCTAACGGCCAGATTGCCCATGATGGAGCCAAGCTGGGGGAGAGCTGGCAGGTGGCCGTCACACCAGGCTGTTCATCAGCCTGCCAGGGGGCATCGTGCCAGGACTGTTCCGATTCCCAGAGGAAAGAGTACCAAGCCATGAAGCACTGTGGCATTATCGCTGACAAAGCAGGGCCTCTCAGAGATTGTCACAGTCACGTGGACCCCACTCCCTACCTGGAGGACTGTGTGTATGATGCCTGTCAATATCACGGTCACCGCGGGTCGGTGTGTGACGCAGTGGGCGTGTACGTCTCTGCCTGTCAGAGCCGAGGAGTCGCCATCCGCTCCTGGAGAACAGATTCCTTCTGTC CAATGGTGTGCCCAGCTAACAGCCATTATACTGTGTGTGCCACGGGTTGCCCAGCCACCTGCGCCAGCTTAACCTCCCATTCCACCTGTCACAGGCGTTGTACAGAAGCCTGCGAGTGTGACGAAGGCTTCCTGCTGAGCGGGGTCACCTGTGTGCCTGTGAGAGACTGTGGCTGCTCCTACAACGGTCACTACTACAAGAAAGGAGACGCCTTCTACCCTGAAAACGAGTGCGTGGAgaagtgtgtctgtggagaGAACGGTGCCGTATCTTGCCAGAAGGCCAAGTGTCGGTCCGGGGAGATCTGTAAGGTTGCAAATGGTGTGAAAGGCTGCCACCCTGAGGGGCAGGGCAAGTGCGTCGCTTCCGGTGACCCTCATTACATTTCCTTTGATGGACGGAGGTTCGATTTCCAGGGTACCTGTGTCTATGTGCTGGCCAAGGTTTGTGATGATGACAATGGCCAGTTGACCCCATTCACTGTCACTCAGGGGAATGAGAAGTACGGGAATGGAAAAGTGGCTGTTACCAGGTCGGTTGCTGTGGAGGTCTAtggttttaacatttacatCCAGCAGCGAATGCCATGGAAAGTCATT GTCGACGATGAACTACTaaacctccctctctccctggaCAACGGGCGTCTCCAAATCACCCAGCAAGGTCGCAACATAATTGTCCGAACAGACTTTGGACTCACTGTCCTCTACGACACCGTCTATTACGTTGAGGTGATCGTGCCGTCTACGTACCAGAGTAAGATGTGTGGTCTTTGTGGCAACTACAACAAGAAGGGCGGTGATGACTTCAGACTTCCTGGTGGCAAACCAGCGAAAAACGTTGACGTCTTTGGAAAGGCGTGGGTGGTGGACCTGCCCGGGTATGTATGCGGCGGCTGTGGCGGTGAGTGCCCAGCGTGTGAGCAGGCCAAGGCTACGATGTATGGGAAACCTGACTCCTGCGGCATCATAAGTGAACCTAATGGGCCTTTCAAAGCCTGTCACAGCAAAATCGACCCAGCAGCATACACGTCTAATTGCGTGTTTGACATGTGCACTGTGGACGGCAACAAAGATACTCTGTGTAACAGCGTGCAGGCCTATGCTTTGGCCTGCCAGAGTGCAGGAGTTCAGATCCAGTCATGGAGGAGCGGCTCCTTCTGCC CTGCTTCCTGCCCTGAACACAGTCACTATGAGGTGTGTGCCAACACGTGTGGTGGGACCTGTGCCAGCTTTATTTACCCGTTCTACTGCTCTAAAGAATGTTTTGAAGGATGCCAGTGTGACGACGGCTTTGTATTTGATGGCATCCAATGTGTTCCCTTGGACAACTGTGGGTGTGTGCACGACGGGAAATATCTGAAG gtggGCCAAGCTGTGGTGGACAAAGACTGCAAGTCCAAGTGTGAGTGCCGGGCGTCCGGTGAGATGAAGTGTGAAAAGCTGTCCTGTGCCAGTGGGGATGTTTGCAGTGTGAGAGACGGGGTCAGAGGTTGCCACGTCAAACAGGGCCACTGCAGCATCAGCCAGGTTGGACACCTCGCCTCCTTCGACGGCATGTCCGGTGCAGCAGGAGCTCAGGGGGCAGTCGAGGTGGCGTCTCTGTGTGACGAGAAAGCTGACCTGTGGTTCCGTGTGGTCGTGGACGTCAGGGTCTGCAGTAAAGGAGCATCTCCCGCTGTCGCCAGTGTGCACGTGTTCTTTAAGGAAACCGTCGTCACGGTGAACAGCCAACATGTCACCTGG GTAAACGGCAGGAAAGTGTCTCTCCCCAGAAAAGTGATGAATGACCTATCCGTCAAAATCTCTGAGAGGACTGTGATAATCGAGAGGGCGTCTGCCGTGCGGGTCACATACTCAATCTCGCAGGAGGTCACCGTCATTATTGACAGCGCACTGTCCGGCAAAATGTGTGGCGCCTGTGGCAACTACAATCACAACTCCAAAGACGATATGACGACTGCAGATGGGAAAATTACCACGGACGTGTCTGTGGTCATCGACTCCTGGAGCGCCGGGGACTTTTCTCGGTG tggcCTGTAG